From Bradyrhizobium sp. 4:
CGATCCTGCCCCCGGGGGAAGGCACTTGGAAGCCGCCCGGTATCCAAGCGGCGCAATAATTATCCCCGACCCGGCTGCCGGATCCGTCGCCGCGCAGCTCGGACTGCGACAAGGGCTCGAAGCACCGCCATACGCAATTGGGATCGGCAGCCTTACTCTTGCGCGGCTGTCGACGAGAATTGCCCGAATGCAGGGCGGTTCGATAACTGCATTAAATGTTGAGGAGCATGGAAAATGTTGACGAAACGGCATTTACTTCGCTCCACTGCGGCGATCGCCGCGCTTGCCGCCACGACAGCTAAGTACACGTCGGCAGTTGCGAAAGACAAAGCCGATTGGCCCAGCCTATTAGAAGCCAAGGACATTGCCGAAGAAGGCTTCATTTACGGCCTGCCCATCATGATGAACTACGCCACCATGTACGAATTTGCTGTCGACCGGAATTCGGGGCAGTTCAAGGCGCCGTTCAACGAGATCAACAACTTATCCCACGTCGCTACTTATAAAGATACCGCCGTCATCACGCCGAACAGCGACACGCCATACTCGATTTTGTGGGTGGACCTGAGGGCGGAGCCGATCGTGGTTTCGGTCCCCCCGGTAGACCCGAAACGCTACTACGCTGTCCAGCTCATAGACGGTAACACATTCAACTACGGCTATATCGGCAGTCGCGCCACTGGAAGCGAAGCTGGCGATTACATGGTGGTCGGACCGGAGTGGAAGGGAGCAACTCCTGCCGGAGTCAAGAAAGTGTTTCAATCGACGACCCAGTTTTCATTGGTTCTCTTCCGCACCCAGCTTTTCGACGCGGGCGACATCAACAACGTGATGAAGGTGCAAGCTGGCTATAAGGCGCAGCCACTTTCAGGCTATCTGAAGCAGGCGGCTCCGCCCGCTACTCCGGCTGTGACTTTTCCGAAGATCGACAAGGAGCTCGCCAAAACGAACTTTTTTGAGTATCTCGATTTCTGCCTGCAGTTCGCGCCGGCACTCGAGAACGAGAAGGACATCCGCGCAAAGCTCGCACGCATTGGTGTCGGGCCTGGAAAGACCTTCAGCTTCAAAGATCTCCCGCTTGAGCACAAGGCGGAGATTCTCGTGGGCATGAAGCAAGGTGAACAGAAAGTGGACGAGGCCGTCGCGAAGGGTGGCGTATCGCTCAACGGATGGCAGGTCCACTCGTTCTTTGGCGATG
This genomic window contains:
- a CDS encoding DUF1254 domain-containing protein encodes the protein MLTKRHLLRSTAAIAALAATTAKYTSAVAKDKADWPSLLEAKDIAEEGFIYGLPIMMNYATMYEFAVDRNSGQFKAPFNEINNLSHVATYKDTAVITPNSDTPYSILWVDLRAEPIVVSVPPVDPKRYYAVQLIDGNTFNYGYIGSRATGSEAGDYMVVGPEWKGATPAGVKKVFQSTTQFSLVLFRTQLFDAGDINNVMKVQAGYKAQPLSGYLKQAAPPATPAVTFPKIDKELAKTNFFEYLDFCLQFAPALENEKDIRAKLARIGVGPGKTFSFKDLPLEHKAEILVGMKQGEQKVDEAVAKGGVSLNGWQVHSFFGDAAFFNGDWLKRAAGAKAGIYGNDSVEAVYPLTRIDAEGKTLDGAKHNYTLTFPPDQLPPVNAFWSVTMYDGKTQLLIENPISRYLINSPMLPAMNKSADGSLTLYIQSKSPGKDKESNWLPAPDGPIYLVMRLYWPKTETSSILPIGKGTWPPPGIIA